From Chryseobacterium sp. H1D6B, a single genomic window includes:
- a CDS encoding GNAT family N-acetyltransferase: protein MEIEYRKLLPHESKMYRAVRLESLEKFPAAFGADYQESLKIEKFRLENDIENPVQERFVMGAFNDTVLAGICVFVKEENNSGSIYQMYVKENYQGRNIGLDLIQAVINEAENRFNGVEIFLEVKTDNVKAYQLYKKFGFQEVIIDDENNINITMKYAKKLV from the coding sequence ATGGAAATAGAATATAGAAAACTTTTACCCCATGAAAGTAAAATGTATAGAGCGGTCCGGTTAGAAAGTCTGGAAAAATTCCCGGCAGCTTTTGGGGCAGATTATCAAGAATCTTTAAAAATTGAAAAATTCCGGTTAGAGAATGATATTGAAAATCCGGTTCAGGAAAGATTTGTAATGGGGGCTTTTAATGATACTGTATTAGCTGGGATTTGTGTTTTTGTAAAAGAAGAAAATAATTCCGGAAGTATTTATCAGATGTATGTCAAAGAGAATTATCAAGGCAGGAATATTGGGCTTGATCTTATACAGGCTGTGATTAATGAAGCAGAAAATAGATTTAATGGTGTTGAGATATTTTTAGAAGTAAAGACTGATAATGTAAAAGCTTATCAATTATACAAGAAATTTGGTTTTCAAGAGGTGATCATTGATGATGAAAATAATATCAATATAACAATGAAGTATGCAAAAAAACTAGTTTAA
- a CDS encoding alanine dehydrogenase: MSTTNIFTPFTEEELMPKEEKLEVIKKGKQFSIGIPKETCLHERRTCITPDAVQVLVEHGHEIIIEAGAGEGSFFTDLQYSESGAQITNDPKEAFGQDLILKINPPTEEEIDYMKPNTYLVSALQINLRDKEYFLKLAAKKINAIAFEFIVDEYKQLALVRLVGEIAGTVSILYASELLALSNGLMLGGVTGVRPSEVLILGAGIVGEFATKAAIGLGASVKVFDNSLSKLRRLHTIVDSRVPTSIIDPKELTKSLRRADVVIGALPRLNMQPIVTEDMVMKMKKGSVIIDITIDNGKVIETSELTTMDEPYIIKHGVIHCGLPNLTSKMPRTTTKAISNFFLSYILNYDEEGGFENMLIRKNEMKQSLYMYKGRHTKKVICDRFGLTYHDINLLIF; the protein is encoded by the coding sequence ATGAGTACCACAAATATATTTACTCCTTTCACTGAAGAAGAATTGATGCCGAAAGAGGAAAAATTGGAGGTTATAAAAAAAGGAAAACAATTCAGTATTGGAATTCCTAAAGAAACCTGTCTTCATGAAAGAAGAACCTGCATAACACCTGATGCAGTACAGGTACTGGTAGAGCACGGCCATGAGATCATCATAGAAGCCGGAGCCGGAGAAGGTTCATTTTTTACAGATCTTCAATATTCTGAATCTGGAGCACAAATTACTAATGATCCTAAAGAAGCTTTCGGACAAGATTTAATCCTTAAAATCAATCCTCCTACAGAAGAAGAGATTGATTATATGAAACCGAATACGTATTTGGTTTCTGCCCTTCAGATCAACCTGAGAGACAAAGAATATTTCCTAAAACTGGCAGCGAAAAAGATCAATGCCATTGCATTTGAATTTATCGTTGACGAATATAAGCAGCTTGCATTAGTGCGGTTAGTAGGTGAGATCGCCGGAACAGTTTCTATATTATATGCCTCCGAATTACTAGCACTATCAAACGGATTAATGCTTGGCGGTGTTACAGGAGTAAGACCTTCCGAAGTTCTTATTCTTGGAGCAGGAATCGTAGGAGAATTTGCAACAAAGGCCGCAATCGGTCTCGGAGCAAGCGTAAAAGTTTTCGACAATTCTCTTTCTAAACTGAGAAGACTTCATACTATCGTAGACAGCAGAGTTCCAACCTCTATTATCGACCCGAAAGAACTCACCAAAAGTTTAAGACGTGCAGACGTTGTCATCGGGGCTCTTCCAAGATTAAACATGCAGCCTATCGTTACTGAAGATATGGTAATGAAAATGAAAAAAGGCAGTGTAATTATAGATATTACAATAGACAATGGTAAAGTAATTGAGACTTCTGAGCTTACCACTATGGATGAACCTTACATCATCAAGCACGGTGTAATCCATTGCGGTCTTCCGAATCTTACTTCGAAAATGCCTAGAACGACTACAAAAGCGATCTCTAATTTCTTCCTTTCCTATATTCTGAACTATGACGAAGAAGGCGGTTTTGAAAATATGCTGATCCGCAAAAATGAAATGAAACAGAGTTTGTATATGTATAAAGGCAGACACACTAAAAAAGTAATTTGTGACCGTTTCGGACTTACTTATCATGATATCAATCTTTTAATCTTCTAA
- a CDS encoding DUF4258 domain-containing protein, whose amino-acid sequence MKKLKFYMIGLIPGLLIVFFVLNKKGASCTGYLPNSRVIAETLSKDFKYSDHFKTEMNTYKINEKFLKDEIITNGKVDFDRSHAQQKPCPSYLLIYPKENPQYEITFEKCEETVTLNELKKLK is encoded by the coding sequence ATGAAAAAACTCAAATTCTATATGATTGGTCTCATTCCGGGACTTCTCATTGTATTCTTTGTACTCAACAAAAAAGGAGCAAGCTGCACAGGATATTTACCAAACAGCCGTGTCATTGCCGAAACTCTTTCTAAAGATTTTAAATATTCTGATCATTTTAAAACTGAAATGAATACTTATAAGATCAATGAAAAATTCCTTAAAGACGAAATCATCACCAACGGAAAAGTAGATTTTGACAGAAGCCATGCCCAGCAGAAGCCATGTCCAAGCTACCTATTAATATATCCAAAAGAAAATCCTCAGTATGAAATCACATTTGAAAAATGTGAAGAAACGGTAACATTGAACGAGCTTAAAAAACTTAAATAA
- a CDS encoding ammonium transporter, translated as MKIGLKWIVSFVIITIVAVGGLFWVPAVDTPNSGEFLGEQNIVGADVAWILAAAGLVLLMTPGLSFFYGGMVGRKNVISTMLQSFIALGVISILWVVVGFSLSFGESLGFNIKGEHYGIIGNPLSYPFFNHVGVFPHKMMASTIPFVLFALFQMKFAVITPALITGSFAERVRFVSYLLFMVLFSIFIYAPLCHMVWHSEGLLNKYFGVKDFAGGTVVHMSAGFAALAGALVLGNRKNPHHKPSNIPYVILGTGMLWFGWFGFNAGSALSANATAAVAFGTTTIASASAMMTWIFFDRINGRKISALGACIGAVVGLVAITPGCGFVSIPESLFIGFTAAIVSNLMVNWKKLKKIDDTLDVFACHGVGIMGMILTAVFAHGENASLLHGGLGVFAHHMAALVLVSVFAFFGSMLLYKITDRIITLRVSEESENEGLDISQHEESLDW; from the coding sequence ATGAAAATAGGATTAAAGTGGATCGTTTCATTTGTTATCATTACAATTGTTGCAGTCGGTGGTTTATTTTGGGTTCCGGCAGTGGATACTCCCAATTCCGGTGAATTTTTAGGGGAGCAGAATATTGTAGGCGCAGATGTAGCCTGGATTTTGGCTGCGGCAGGTTTGGTCCTGCTGATGACGCCCGGCTTATCTTTTTTCTACGGCGGAATGGTCGGCAGGAAAAATGTAATTTCTACTATGCTGCAGAGTTTTATCGCCTTGGGTGTAATCTCTATTTTGTGGGTAGTGGTAGGTTTTTCACTTTCGTTTGGAGAATCACTAGGTTTTAACATCAAAGGCGAGCATTACGGAATCATAGGAAATCCTTTAAGTTATCCTTTCTTTAATCATGTAGGGGTATTTCCTCATAAAATGATGGCTTCTACGATTCCCTTTGTGCTGTTTGCGCTTTTCCAGATGAAATTTGCGGTTATTACACCTGCTTTAATTACTGGTTCTTTTGCAGAAAGAGTACGTTTCGTTTCCTATCTCTTATTCATGGTACTTTTCAGTATTTTTATTTATGCACCGCTCTGTCATATGGTCTGGCATTCTGAAGGTCTTCTGAACAAATATTTCGGAGTGAAAGATTTTGCAGGCGGGACAGTTGTTCATATGAGTGCCGGATTTGCTGCTCTGGCTGGAGCTCTCGTATTAGGAAACAGAAAAAATCCGCATCATAAACCTTCTAATATACCTTATGTAATTTTAGGAACAGGAATGCTGTGGTTCGGCTGGTTCGGATTTAATGCTGGTTCGGCTTTATCGGCCAATGCAACAGCGGCTGTGGCTTTTGGAACCACAACTATTGCGTCTGCATCCGCCATGATGACATGGATCTTTTTTGACAGGATCAACGGAAGAAAGATCTCAGCGCTGGGGGCATGCATCGGAGCTGTTGTCGGTCTGGTTGCGATCACTCCCGGATGCGGTTTTGTATCTATTCCTGAAAGTCTTTTTATAGGATTCACTGCAGCAATTGTTTCCAATCTGATGGTCAACTGGAAAAAACTTAAAAAAATTGATGATACGCTGGATGTTTTTGCCTGTCATGGAGTAGGGATTATGGGAATGATCTTAACCGCAGTTTTTGCCCATGGTGAAAATGCAAGTCTTCTGCACGGCGGTCTCGGAGTTTTTGCCCATCACATGGCAGCTTTGGTACTTGTTTCTGTATTTGCTTTTTTTGGATCGATGCTCTTATATAAAATTACAGATAGAATAATCACATTACGGGTATCCGAAGAATCAGAAAATGAAGGACTTGATATTTCCCAGCATGAAGAAAGTCTGGACTGGTAG
- a CDS encoding L-serine ammonia-lyase, with product MESISVFEIIKIGIGPSSSHTMGPWNAATSFINLIKRERSIAEVKEVFLEFFGSLAKTGIGHGTDIAGMLGLNGEDFKIIDTSKIDEKVDKIKRDQILNLAGEKEIPFIYGYHLILNMQKSLDFHPNGMIFRAVFEDGTELTQDYYSVGGGFIATQEKNSIEKDCVRTLYPCHHGSDIIKYCERFGFEKFSDLILVNEESWRTQEETRNEALYIWKQIKECIYKGVNKEGILPGGLNVTRRAAGINRKLLGDKIYKNIDEWFKLVVDTEENFTNINKWIACFALAVNEENASFGRIITAPTNGASGVIPAVLMYSQAFTPFISDDDIARFLLVAGEIGTLFKKNATISAAMGGCQAEVGVSSAMAAAGLTEILGGSIGQVLMAAEIAMEHHLGLTCDPIKGLVQIPCIERNTMGAIKAITAANIALESDPAKARVTLDEVIQTMWETALSMSDRFKETSEGGLAIAVNVPEC from the coding sequence ATGGAGTCAATATCAGTTTTTGAGATTATTAAAATAGGAATCGGGCCGTCCAGTTCGCATACAATGGGGCCTTGGAATGCCGCAACATCTTTTATTAATTTAATTAAAAGAGAAAGATCGATTGCGGAAGTAAAAGAAGTTTTTTTAGAATTTTTTGGTTCACTGGCTAAAACCGGGATAGGACATGGAACAGACATTGCCGGAATGCTTGGTTTGAACGGCGAGGACTTTAAAATTATTGATACCTCGAAGATTGATGAGAAGGTAGATAAAATAAAAAGAGATCAGATTCTTAATTTAGCCGGAGAAAAAGAAATCCCTTTCATTTACGGGTACCACCTCATTCTCAATATGCAGAAATCGCTTGATTTTCATCCCAATGGAATGATCTTTAGAGCTGTTTTTGAAGATGGAACAGAACTTACACAGGATTATTATTCTGTAGGCGGCGGATTTATTGCTACTCAGGAGAAAAACTCGATTGAAAAAGACTGTGTCCGTACTTTATATCCGTGTCATCATGGTTCAGATATTATCAAATACTGTGAAAGATTCGGGTTTGAAAAATTTTCAGATCTTATTCTTGTGAATGAAGAAAGCTGGAGAACACAGGAAGAGACAAGAAATGAAGCATTATATATCTGGAAGCAGATCAAAGAATGTATTTATAAAGGCGTGAATAAAGAAGGGATTCTTCCGGGTGGTTTGAACGTTACGAGAAGAGCTGCCGGAATAAACAGAAAACTTTTAGGTGATAAAATCTATAAAAATATTGATGAATGGTTCAAATTGGTAGTAGATACAGAAGAAAACTTCACCAATATCAATAAATGGATCGCATGTTTTGCACTAGCTGTGAACGAAGAAAATGCAAGCTTCGGAAGAATAATCACAGCGCCTACTAATGGAGCAAGCGGTGTAATCCCTGCTGTTTTAATGTACTCTCAAGCTTTTACCCCTTTCATCAGTGATGATGATATTGCCAGATTCTTGCTGGTTGCCGGGGAAATTGGAACGCTGTTCAAAAAGAACGCAACGATTTCTGCTGCAATGGGAGGCTGTCAGGCGGAAGTAGGAGTTTCATCTGCAATGGCTGCGGCGGGCTTAACTGAAATTCTGGGCGGAAGTATCGGCCAGGTATTAATGGCTGCTGAAATCGCGATGGAACATCATTTAGGATTAACGTGCGATCCGATCAAAGGGCTGGTGCAGATTCCATGTATTGAAAGAAATACAATGGGAGCCATAAAAGCAATTACTGCCGCGAATATAGCACTGGAAAGTGATCCTGCTAAAGCAAGAGTTACTTTAGATGAAGTGATCCAGACGATGTGGGAGACTGCATTATCCATGAGCGACCGTTTTAAAGAAACTTCTGAAGGAGGTCTGGCAATTGCTGTTAACGTTCCAGAATGTTAA
- a CDS encoding histidine kinase → MEGKYYMIHDYLIFIGVFAIFFFITVSIYLFGQNKNYRKRNSKLLETNKLIEQRLNEVQLEHIGTKLNPHLFKNILNSVQSHAYQTYMSLDKLANVLDYILYESNNKFVSPKEELNFALSLIEINKIKINPLFDFRIKSKIHKSDEIYEEKVFAPLISVDLIENAFKHTDFLAQDSFISIHLELENRVFIMRVSNKASLKNILEKEKSGFGSQSLDQRLKMIYNNYYQLSKSSKNGIFTAELTINLGEFYDKMRYS, encoded by the coding sequence ATGGAAGGTAAATACTACATGATTCATGATTATCTGATATTCATTGGAGTGTTCGCCATATTCTTCTTTATTACGGTGAGTATTTATCTGTTCGGCCAGAACAAAAACTACAGGAAAAGGAATAGTAAATTATTAGAAACCAATAAATTAATTGAACAGAGATTGAATGAGGTTCAATTGGAACATATAGGAACAAAACTCAATCCTCATCTGTTCAAAAACATCCTTAATTCTGTACAGTCGCATGCTTACCAGACATATATGTCACTGGATAAACTTGCCAATGTTCTGGATTATATTTTATACGAAAGCAACAACAAATTTGTAAGCCCGAAAGAAGAGCTCAATTTCGCTTTAAGCCTTATTGAAATTAATAAAATAAAGATCAATCCTCTTTTTGATTTTAGAATTAAATCTAAAATTCATAAGTCTGATGAAATATATGAAGAGAAAGTTTTTGCCCCTCTTATTTCAGTAGATCTTATTGAAAACGCTTTTAAACATACCGATTTTTTAGCACAGGATTCTTTCATTTCAATCCATTTGGAGCTGGAAAACAGAGTTTTTATAATGAGAGTGAGCAACAAAGCTTCTTTAAAAAATATACTCGAAAAAGAAAAAAGCGGATTTGGAAGCCAGTCTCTGGATCAAAGGCTGAAAATGATTTACAACAATTATTACCAGCTCAGTAAAAGTTCTAAAAATGGGATCTTCACTGCAGAGTTAACTATAAATTTAGGCGAGTTCTATGATAAAATGCGTTATTCTTGA
- a CDS encoding prephenate dehydrogenase encodes MKISIIGVGLIGGSIALKLREKGAADFIYGIDNNSGHLDDALDLKIIDAKVDLEYGIKNSDLIIIAIPVDAARKILPDVLDLISEEQTVMDAGSTKAGIVNIVKDHPKRSRFVAFHPMWGTENSGPKSAVSESFSGKAGVICNKEESAEDALNTVENVVKALDMHLIYMNAEAHDIHTAYISHISHITSYALANTVLEKEREEDTIFQLASSGFSSTVRLAKSHPEMWVPIFKQNKENVLDVLNEHITQLRKFKSALEKENYEYLGELISNANKIRGILDK; translated from the coding sequence ATGAAAATAAGTATTATTGGAGTAGGTTTAATCGGAGGTTCGATTGCTCTAAAATTACGTGAAAAAGGAGCTGCAGATTTCATTTATGGGATCGACAACAACAGTGGACATCTTGATGATGCATTAGATTTAAAGATCATAGATGCTAAAGTAGATCTGGAATATGGAATAAAAAATTCGGATCTTATTATCATTGCTATTCCCGTAGATGCTGCCAGAAAAATCTTACCCGATGTTTTAGATCTCATTTCTGAAGAACAGACTGTAATGGATGCTGGATCCACCAAAGCAGGAATTGTCAACATAGTGAAAGACCATCCGAAACGTTCAAGGTTTGTAGCATTCCACCCGATGTGGGGAACAGAAAACAGCGGTCCCAAATCAGCAGTTTCTGAAAGTTTTTCAGGAAAGGCAGGGGTTATCTGCAATAAAGAAGAATCAGCAGAAGATGCTTTAAATACCGTTGAAAACGTGGTAAAAGCACTCGATATGCATTTGATCTATATGAATGCTGAAGCCCATGATATTCATACTGCTTATATTTCTCACATTTCTCATATCACGTCGTATGCCTTAGCCAATACCGTCTTGGAAAAAGAGCGTGAGGAAGATACTATCTTTCAGCTGGCGAGTTCCGGTTTTTCAAGTACAGTAAGATTAGCAAAATCACACCCTGAAATGTGGGTTCCGATCTTTAAACAGAACAAAGAAAATGTACTGGATGTACTGAACGAACATATCACCCAGCTTAGGAAATTCAAATCTGCCCTTGAAAAAGAAAATTATGAATACTTAGGAGAATTGATCTCCAATGCTAATAAAATAAGAGGAATACTTGACAAGTAA
- the tsaE gene encoding tRNA (adenosine(37)-N6)-threonylcarbamoyltransferase complex ATPase subunit type 1 TsaE produces MEITINKLEDWQDVVEQIIPHLKHNILLLKGNLGAGKTTFTQFLLKDLGSADEVNSPTYSIVNEYNTPKGKVYHFDLYRLKNLEEVYDIGIEEYLDNAFLCIIEWPEVYEEELYGLEYHMMSITNTGENREITFD; encoded by the coding sequence ATGGAAATAACCATCAATAAATTAGAAGACTGGCAGGACGTTGTAGAGCAGATCATTCCACATCTCAAACATAATATCTTACTGCTAAAGGGGAATTTAGGTGCCGGAAAAACTACTTTTACACAATTCTTACTTAAGGATTTAGGCAGTGCTGATGAAGTGAACTCTCCTACCTACTCTATTGTCAATGAATATAATACACCAAAAGGAAAAGTGTACCATTTTGATCTTTACCGCCTGAAAAATTTAGAAGAAGTCTATGACATTGGTATTGAAGAATATCTGGACAATGCTTTTCTTTGTATCATAGAATGGCCTGAAGTATATGAAGAAGAACTTTATGGTTTGGAGTATCATATGATGTCCATCACCAATACGGGTGAGAACAGAGAAATTACATTCGATTAA
- a CDS encoding cation:proton antiporter, producing the protein MNLAKYRNIIFYVTTIAVFSCLMYWFIVEGQTLEIKENIIVKINTGSTWENFIESFKANLHHPLALLLAQIVTIILAARLFGWICMKIKQPTVIGEMIAGIVLGPSLVGMYFPEFSAFLFPKESLGNLQFLSQIGLILFMYIVGMELDLSVLRKKAHDAVVISHASIIIPFALGIGLSYYIYQEFAPAGIQFTSFALFIAIAMSITAFPVLARIVQERNLQKTKLGTVVITCAAADDITAWCILAAVIAIVKAGSFTSSIYVILMAIAYVFLMIKIVRPFLKRIGDLQAGKNTINKPMVAIFFLTLILSSYVTEVIGIHALFGAFMAGAIMPENAKFRTMFIDKVEDVALVLLLPLFFVFTGLRTQIGLLNDGHLWMIAGFIILTAIVGKFVGSALAAKFLGINWKESLTIGALMNTRGLMELIVLNIGYDLGVLSPPIFAMMVIMALFTTFMTGPALDFINYIFKSKKNEEAIDHENDSKYRVLVSFDNPESGSTLLKLAHDFTNKMNGNKSITAMNIAPVEEMHAYEIDEYENEQFKNVIETSHDLQLEVTTLFKASTDIENDLASISNKGNYDLLLIMLGKSMYEGSLLGRLLGFTTKIINPEKLLNTVKGKGNIFNNSPFDDFTLQILDKTNIPVGILVEKNFTAAEKVFVPIFNLSDFYLLEYAKRLINNNNAQIIILDVAGQIRSNIEVKELIRSIEQVAPNHITLYNEKKIEKEFLKSQDLMLISSKSWKSLIDTKSLWLSDIPSTLIISNP; encoded by the coding sequence ATGAATTTGGCAAAATATAGAAATATCATTTTTTACGTTACCACCATCGCAGTTTTTTCCTGTCTGATGTATTGGTTCATCGTAGAAGGACAGACCCTTGAGATCAAGGAAAATATTATTGTAAAAATAAATACAGGATCAACTTGGGAAAACTTTATTGAATCCTTTAAAGCGAATCTTCATCATCCTTTAGCCCTGCTTCTTGCTCAGATTGTCACGATCATTTTGGCAGCGAGATTATTCGGCTGGATCTGTATGAAAATAAAACAGCCTACCGTAATTGGAGAAATGATTGCAGGTATTGTATTGGGTCCTTCACTGGTAGGAATGTATTTTCCGGAATTTTCAGCATTTCTTTTTCCAAAAGAATCTTTAGGAAATTTACAGTTTCTAAGCCAGATCGGGCTTATTCTGTTCATGTATATTGTGGGGATGGAACTTGATCTTAGTGTTTTAAGAAAAAAAGCACATGATGCTGTGGTAATCAGCCATGCCAGTATCATTATTCCATTTGCACTGGGGATCGGCCTCTCTTATTATATTTATCAGGAATTTGCCCCGGCTGGCATCCAGTTTACCTCTTTTGCCTTATTTATAGCTATAGCAATGAGTATCACAGCTTTTCCTGTACTGGCAAGAATTGTTCAGGAAAGAAATCTTCAGAAAACAAAGCTGGGAACAGTAGTGATCACTTGTGCTGCGGCAGATGATATCACGGCTTGGTGCATCCTTGCGGCAGTTATCGCAATTGTAAAAGCAGGTTCTTTTACCAGCTCTATTTATGTAATCCTTATGGCGATTGCTTATGTATTTTTGATGATCAAGATCGTAAGACCTTTCTTAAAGAGAATCGGAGATCTTCAGGCAGGAAAAAACACGATCAACAAGCCGATGGTTGCCATATTTTTCCTTACCCTTATTCTTTCATCATACGTTACGGAAGTCATTGGAATCCATGCTTTATTCGGAGCGTTTATGGCAGGTGCTATCATGCCTGAAAATGCTAAATTCCGAACAATGTTCATCGATAAAGTAGAAGATGTAGCATTAGTCCTGCTTCTTCCTTTATTTTTTGTATTTACGGGGCTGCGTACGCAGATAGGATTGTTGAATGACGGCCACTTATGGATGATCGCAGGATTTATTATTCTTACTGCTATTGTAGGGAAATTTGTTGGAAGTGCGCTGGCTGCAAAGTTTCTCGGGATCAACTGGAAAGAAAGTCTAACGATAGGGGCATTAATGAACACCCGGGGATTAATGGAGCTTATTGTCCTGAATATTGGATATGATCTTGGCGTTTTGAGTCCTCCGATTTTTGCAATGATGGTGATTATGGCTTTATTTACAACATTCATGACCGGTCCTGCCTTAGATTTTATTAATTATATTTTTAAATCTAAAAAAAATGAAGAAGCAATAGATCATGAAAATGATTCTAAATACCGTGTACTGGTTTCTTTTGACAATCCGGAATCCGGAAGTACCTTGTTAAAACTGGCTCACGATTTCACCAATAAAATGAACGGCAATAAAAGCATCACTGCGATGAATATTGCACCTGTAGAAGAAATGCATGCGTATGAAATCGATGAATACGAAAATGAACAGTTCAAAAATGTAATAGAAACCTCCCACGATCTTCAATTAGAAGTGACCACTCTTTTCAAGGCCTCTACAGATATTGAGAATGATCTGGCCAGTATTTCAAATAAAGGAAATTATGACCTGCTGCTGATTATGCTTGGGAAATCGATGTATGAAGGAAGTTTATTAGGAAGATTATTAGGTTTTACAACCAAAATTATCAACCCTGAAAAGCTTTTAAATACAGTAAAAGGAAAGGGCAACATTTTCAACAACTCTCCTTTTGATGATTTTACGCTGCAGATCTTAGATAAAACAAATATTCCAGTTGGGATTTTAGTGGAGAAAAACTTCACCGCTGCAGAAAAAGTTTTTGTTCCTATTTTCAACCTCAGCGATTTTTATCTGCTTGAATATGCTAAAAGACTTATCAATAATAACAATGCACAGATCATCATTTTAGATGTCGCAGGACAGATCAGAAGCAATATAGAAGTTAAAGAACTGATCAGAAGTATAGAACAGGTAGCACCTAATCACATTACTTTATATAACGAGAAGAAAATAGAAAAAGAATTTCTGAAATCCCAGGACTTAATGCTTATCAGCAGTAAAAGCTGGAAAAGCCTTATTGATACTAAAAGTCTCTGGCTGTCTGATATTCCTTCAACTCTTATTATATCGAATCCATAA
- a CDS encoding response regulator transcription factor has product MIKCVILDDELLAISYLKLLCEQIDNVEVVRAFNDPKVFLNEIDSLDCNVCILDIEMPGMTGLQVAELISHSKKIIFTTAYKEYAAEAFDLNVVDYVRKPIKKERLIQAFEKAKELVANAPKKDFIEWNTNIGKTIIFTDQIAYIKTSEIDSRDKEITLNDHTAIVLKNLSFKTLLEILPSKDFAQVNKKEIIALSSIKVFSTNEIITTIALDGDHFLKLQIGDTYKNSLMEMFGK; this is encoded by the coding sequence ATGATAAAATGCGTTATTCTTGATGACGAGCTTCTAGCCATCAGTTATTTAAAACTTCTATGTGAGCAGATTGACAACGTAGAGGTTGTAAGAGCTTTTAATGATCCTAAAGTTTTTCTTAATGAAATAGACAGCCTGGACTGCAACGTCTGTATTCTGGATATTGAAATGCCCGGGATGACAGGGCTGCAGGTTGCAGAGCTCATATCTCATTCAAAGAAAATCATCTTTACAACCGCTTATAAAGAGTATGCAGCAGAAGCTTTTGACCTGAATGTCGTTGATTACGTAAGAAAACCTATAAAAAAAGAACGTCTCATCCAGGCTTTTGAAAAAGCAAAAGAATTAGTGGCAAATGCACCAAAGAAGGATTTCATAGAATGGAATACCAACATCGGAAAAACTATTATTTTCACAGATCAGATCGCTTACATCAAAACATCAGAAATAGACAGCAGAGATAAAGAAATTACCTTAAATGACCACACAGCGATCGTCCTAAAAAACCTCAGCTTTAAAACCCTTTTAGAAATTCTTCCTTCAAAAGATTTTGCTCAGGTCAATAAAAAAGAGATCATTGCATTATCTTCTATCAAAGTATTTTCTACCAACGAAATTATTACAACGATTGCTTTAGACGGAGATCATTTTCTAAAACTTCAGATTGGAGATACGTATAAAAATTCACTGATGGAAATGTTTGGAAAGTAG
- a CDS encoding alpha/beta hydrolase: protein MKIYIVSGLGADFKVLERLEFPKHCEVVFIDWLIPEKNEPFSAYVERMAEKIDASEPFYLLGYSFGGLIVQEINKLKPAAKVVILGSIKSDKEKSKFIKTGEITKIPRIIPVGFFNDRAANIYSVVRKMFDPKNPRILQYFRVRDSYYLKWSVEKVSEWKFEENPDVIQILGDRDIVFPVKNSKPNYVVKGGTHLFPATKYKEVSKILNEIFK, encoded by the coding sequence ATGAAAATCTATATTGTAAGCGGTCTTGGGGCAGATTTTAAAGTGCTGGAAAGGTTAGAGTTTCCAAAGCACTGTGAGGTTGTTTTTATAGACTGGCTTATTCCCGAAAAAAATGAACCTTTTTCTGCCTATGTTGAAAGAATGGCGGAAAAAATCGATGCATCGGAACCGTTTTATCTGCTGGGATATTCTTTCGGAGGCCTCATCGTACAGGAGATCAATAAGCTGAAACCTGCTGCGAAAGTGGTTATTTTAGGAAGTATAAAATCAGATAAAGAAAAATCAAAATTTATAAAAACTGGAGAAATTACAAAGATCCCCAGAATAATTCCTGTAGGATTTTTTAATGACAGAGCTGCTAATATTTATTCTGTAGTAAGGAAAATGTTCGATCCTAAAAATCCTAGAATTCTGCAGTATTTCCGAGTGAGAGATTCTTATTACTTAAAATGGTCTGTTGAGAAAGTTTCTGAATGGAAATTTGAAGAAAATCCAGACGTTATTCAAATATTGGGAGACCGGGATATTGTTTTTCCTGTAAAAAATTCTAAACCCAACTATGTGGTTAAAGGCGGGACCCACCTTTTTCCTGCAACAAAATATAAAGAAGTTTCAAAAATATTAAATGAAATATTTAAATAA